The DNA segment GCATTTGACGACGGAATGGACGACGCTCACTTTCTGATTTGATCGCGGTTAAATCGATGCCTTCAAAGGTCACCTTGCCCTCATTCGGTGCATAGAGACCAGCGATGACACGAGCAATTGTCGATTTACCTGAGCCCGATTCACCCACTAAACCAAAAGTTTCGCCCTCATGAACTTGGAAGCTGACATGGTTTGACGCTTGCACATACTCACGACGCGACTCAAAAAATGAATCTTTGGTGGTAAAGCGTAGGCTAACATTTTCCACATTCAAAAGTGGGCCAGTATATTCACGCTGATCTTGGCTTTGACCTAACCAGTGCGTTTTAATATCCAGTGGCTCCATCTCGTGCGCTTCTTCGATGTAACTCACCAGTGGGAAACGGTCGAACTTTTTATCTGAGCGAGGCACCGCTGAAATTAAGCTGCGAGTATAAGAATGTTCTGGTGTACCCAATACTTTTGCCGTTGGACCAAATTCCACCAAATCACCGCGATACATCACCGCAACGCGATCGGTCACATTCGATACCACGCCCATATCATGGGTCACTAACATACAACCGACGTTATTTTTAATACACAACTCGCGAATCAAGTTCAAAATCTGATCTTGAATCGATACATCTAATGCGGTAGTTGGTTCATCAGCAATGATTAAATCCGGCTCACCAGCCAGCGCAATCGCAATCACCACACGCTGACGCATGCCGCCAGAGAATTGGTGTGGATATTGTTTTAAGCGGTTTTCCGGTTGTGGAATGCCCACCTGCTTCATCAAATTCAACGCGCGATCGTAAGCTTCTTGCTCCGATACTTTCATATTCGCGTGAATGGTTTCTGTTAGCTGATGCTCAACGGTAAAGAGTGGGTTAAGTGAGGTCATTGGATCTTGAAAGATAAATCCAATTTTTGAACCGCGAACTGAGCGCATTTGCTCTGGGGTCAGTCCGGAAATTTTGTCGCCATCAAGGTACACATCGCCACCAGCAATACGACCTGGAGGACTCAATAGATCTATAACAGCGTTACCGACCGTGGATTTACCCGCGCCAGATTCTCCAACTACCCCGACAATTTCACCGCGCTCAATGTTGAAAGAAAGGGATTTAACCGCGGCGTGAACACCGTGACGTGACGGATATTCAATCCGTAGATCTTTAACTTCTAAAAGTGGCATTACCAGACCTCTACTGCTTTGACAGCTTTCTGCCCTGTCTGTAAAAAAACGAATCCATTCGTTGTAATCCCAGCGCTAACAAGCGCAGGAAGACAAATTGTGCATCCAAATTTGGCAAACAATTAATGAAAATGCAATAAAACAGCATATTAAACGGCAAAAAAAGCCACTAAAAGCACATTTATTAACAAAATTTCAACGAAGCATAGATAAAGTTGCTAATAAAATAAACAGCACGAAACATTTAGCTTAAAATTTATGCAACAGATCACAATTATAAAAATATATTTTTCGCTATGAAATTATTACTAAGGTGAATAAAAAGTCAGGGATGCTAAAAGGTCATCAAATCCCAAAAGCTCAGCATTACAGCAAAAATTTTTCTATCTTGGTTGGAGAAGAGCCAGAATTGTCACTTCAGGCAAACCCACGATCGTCGGGGTTATAAACAAAAAAACCGCATCACTGCTGATGCGGTTTTCTTATAGTGATCGGTGAAGAGCCAGAATTCTAACATCAAGCGAACCCACGACTCGTCGGGATTTAGATGTAAAAAAGGCTCTGCATTGCTGCAGAGCCTTTTCTATAGTGGTCGGTGAAGAGCCAAGATTTTAACATCAGTTGAACCCCCGACCGTCGGGGTTATAAACAAAAAACCGCATCACTGCTGATGCGGTTTTCTTATAGTGGTCGGTGAAGAGGGATTCGAACCCCCGACCCTCTGGTCCCAAACCAGATGCGCTACCAAGCTGCGCTATTCACCGAAATTTCTTGCGTTACTCGTTGCTCGATTTTCGTATTTCGACGTCTTTGTCGAGCTACGTGATTCGAAAAACGCTTACCGTCTTTTATATGGGGTGGCTGACGGGGCTTGAACCCGCGACAACCGGAATCACAATCCGGGACTCTACCAACTGAGCTACAGCCACCATAAAAATGATAAGCCCTGAGCTTTCAGGGCTTATTTAAAATGGTCGGTGAAGAGGGATTCGAACCCCCGACCCTCTGGTCCCAAACCAGATGCGCTACCAAGCTGCGCTATTCACCGAAATCTTGTATTCGCTTTAGTTAATCAAACTGAGGGTCACCCTCTGGTCTGCTTATTCCTAAAAGCCGGAGATGCGCTAAAAAACTGCGCTATTCACCGAAATTTTTTACGTTACTCGTCTTACGATTTTCGTGACTCGAGGAGTAAACTCAACTCAAATGACGCGATTCGAAAACGCTTAACTTTATATGGGGTGGCTAACGAGGCTTGAACTCGCGACAACCGGAATCACAATCCGGGACTCTACCAACTGAGCTATAGCCACCAATGTTTTTTACCGATACTTCCAGAGCTTTCCGAATGGCACGCCCGAAAGGATTCGAACCTTCGACCTTTGCCTCCGGAGGGCAACGCTCTATCCAGCTGAGCTACGGGCGCATGCCCTATCGGCGGAGTGGAATAATACGGATATCACACTAGGCCGTCTAGTGTTTTTTGAACTTTTTTTACTGTTTGGCGTGTTTTTCAACAATTAAAGCACAAATAAACACTTTTAGGATGTGACGCACTCCATGTCACGGCGATCTTATCGTTTATAAGGGGATATTAAAAGGATACAATCACTCTCTGTTTACAAATTTATAACTAAATAAGCTCGATATGAGCCTACATCTCCCATTTGGAACCTGAGCATAGAGTGAGTTTATGGATATGATTCGCCCAACTTTGATACTTCTGACCACCGCGTTAACTTTTTCGTCGATGTCTTTTGCTTCTAGCATCAGTGATACGGAACGCGAAGCCATTGCGGATCGCATTAAACCTGTTGGTGATGTGTACTTAGCCGGTAGTGAACCTGTTGCCGAAGCCTCAGGCCCAAGAGATGGTGCCACCGTTTATGGAACCTTCTGTATTGCTTGTCACGGAACGGGCGTGAGTGGCGCACCGAAAAAAGGTGATGCCGGCGACTGGGCTCCTCGTGTTGCTCAAGGTGAAGCTACGTTAATTAAGCACGCTATCGAAGGCTTTAACGCGATGCCGCCAAAAGGCACTTGTATGGATTGTTCTGACGATGAAATCAAAGCGGCAATTGAGCACATGGCTGCGGGCTTATAATCTTCGTTAATTCAAATATACCCAAGTGACTTCAAGATGCAGAATTCAGAGCTGTCATCCAAGTCTTTAAACAAGAAAGATTCGTACAGGAATGTAGCCACCTTTCAAACGAATCTGACGCAGTGTAAAGGCTTGGATGAAGCTCCCGAAGGGCAAGTTAAAACAAGCTTTATGCGGCGTTAAATTAAATAGAGATAGAATAGCTATGATCATATTTAATTTGCCTTGCCTAAAACTTGTTTTAATCTTGCTGAAACTCGCATCTTGAAGTTACTTGGGTATAAAAGCCTCGCCGTTTGTAGATTCGGCGAGGCTTTTTATTGGTCATGACGCCAAAAGGCTTCTGAGACCTACTTTTTAAACATCGCCCTTAAATTGGCAATGTGAGCTTGGCCTTTTTCCATCCTTTCTTCTGCGCTTTGTGGTTTTTTCTGTAATTCCCACTCCACATCATCAAAGGGTAACTCATCTAAAAAGCGGCTTTGAGTCGGTTTGATCAATTCTCCATATTGGCGACGTTCCCGACACATGGTAAACGTAAGCTCTTTTTGCGCCCGAGTGATCCCGACATACATTAAGCGACGTTCTTCATCAACATTATCTTCATCAATGCTAGTTTGGTGTGGCAAAATGCCCTCTTCCGCCCCCATCAAAAACACATAGGGAAATTCCAAACCTTTAGAAGCATGCAGTGTCATTAGTTGTACTTGGTCAGCATCATCTTCGCCTTCCCCGCGCTCCATCATGTCACGCAGTGTGAGTCTCTGAACCACTTCTTTTAAGGTTTTCACTTCTTGATCGTAGTTATCCCCTTCAAGGTCTGCGGTGATCCAAGAATACAAATCCGACACGTTCTTCATCCGCATTTCTGCCGCTTTAGGGCTGGAAGACGTTTCGTATAGCCAGTCTTCGTAATTAATATCACGTACTAGCGAACGCACCGCTTCCACGGTATTGCCACGTTCGGCGTTATCGGCAATTTGTACAATCCACGAGGTAAAACGGCGCAGCGACTCCAAACCGCGGCCCGACAAATGTTGCTCAAGCCCCAATTCAAAACTGGCTTCAAACAAACTTTTGCCGCGCATGTTGGCGTAACTGCCTAGCTTTTCGAGTGTCACTGGGCCAATTTCACGCTTAGGAGTATTGACGATACGCAAAAATGCATTGTCATCGTCTGGGTTCACCAACACACGCAAGTACGCCATGATGTCTTTGATTTCCGCTCGAGCAAAAAATGAGGTTCCGCCTGAGATTTTATATGGCACTCGGTTTTGCATTAGAGACTTTTCTATTAAGCGCGATTGATGATTACCACGATATAAAATGGCGTAGTCTTTATATTGAGTGCGATTTAAAAACTTATGCGCAATGATTTCACCCGTAACACGTTCTGCTTCATGTTCTTCATTTTTGGCGGTCAATAGTTTGAGCTTTTCACCATCAGGGATTTCTGAGAACAAGGTTTTCTCAAATACGTGTGGGTTATTGGCGATCAAAATATTGGCACAACGCAAAATGCGGCTGGTTGAGCGATAGTTTTGTTCCAGCTTAATCACTTTTAACTGAGGGAAATCTTGGCTCAGCAGCACCAAGTTTTGTGGTCTCGCGCCACGCCATGAATAAATCGATTGGTCATCGTCACCGACCACGGTTAGACGTGCACGTTCACCGACAATCAAACGGACTAATTCATACTGGCTGGTGTTGGTATCTTGATATTCATCCACCAGCAAGTAGCGGATTTTCGCTTGCCACCTTTCTCTTACATCTTGATTGGTTTTTAAAAGCAACACCGGCATAGCAATCAAATCATCAAAATCAAGCGCGTTATAAGCTCGCATTTGTTTGCTGTACATTTCAAAACAATAAGCAAACAGTTGCTCTTGCTCCGAACGTGCTTGTGCCTTGACTTGATCAGGCGTAAGCATGTCGTTTTTCCAATTGGAAATAGCGCTCAACAATTGACGCAATAAGTCTTTATCACCATCAAGTTGCTCCTCGGTAAGCTCTTTTAATAAAGCCAGTTGGTCTTGATCATCAAACAGCGAAAAGCCCGCTTTCAAGCCGAGTGCTTTGTATTCGCGACGAATAATATTGAGCCCGAGCGTGTGGAATGTTGAGACCATCAAGCCACGCGATTCTTGCTTACCTAATGTTTGCCCGACGCGCTCTTTCATTTCACGTGCGGCTTTATTGGTAAAGGTTACCGCCGCAATATGCCTGGCTTGATAACCGCATTGCTGCACTAAATAAGCGATTTTATTGGTAATCACGCGAGTTTTGCCCGATCCCGCACCTGCGAGAACCAAGCATGGGCCGGAAACATACTTCACCGCTTCGTCTTGTCTCGGATTTAATCTCATTTTGCTCTCAATACTTTGTTTGAATCGTTACCGTTTTTCTAGATGTAACAATTTACTACTATTTTGTAATTTTAGTGGCGATATATAATGTAAAGCATATAATGAACAAACGTTCATTTATTCTATGTTTAATTATGGTCAACCAGATAACTCATCCAACATTGGATAAGCGACAACTCATCTTGACGACCGCCGAGCAATTAATTGTAAAAACCGGTTTTCAAGGATTGTCGATGCATAAGCTCGCCCAAGAGGCCGGCATTGCAGCAGGCACAATTTATCGCTATTTCCAAGACAAAGATGATCTCGTCGAAGCCGTGCGCCTTCATGTCTTACAGCGTGTGGCCGATATGGTACAACAAGGCGTGGAAGACCACATGCCTTTAAAAGAAAGATTTATATTGATTTGGAAAAATGTCTCCCATATTACCACTACCCAAAATGAAGTGGATGTGATTCTTAATCGCTTACAGTATGAATCTCTTCCTTCAAAACCAAAATGTGGCACAAAAATTGAACGTCAAATGTTTCATAAAATCGAGGCTATGTTTAACCAAGGTAAAAAGCTAGGCGTGTTCAAACCATTGGATAATCACATTCTCGCCAGTCTTAGCCTAGATGTAGGTTTATCGATAGCCCGCAAGCATGTTCTTGGCTGTTATACCATTACTGAAGCAACCCTAGATGCCGCTATTGAGGCAAGCTGGGATGCTGTTATTCAACATTAATTTGGAGTTCTTATCAGAATGAAAAAGTGGACTTTCATCATGTTAGTCATCGCAATACTGCTGTTTGGTAGTGTGATTGGCTTCAATATGTTCAAGAATCAAAAAATCGCGGAGTACATGGCCAATATGCCTGAGCCAGAGTTCCCGGTGACGGTCACCACCGTTTCGCCTGAAACTTGGACTCCAACCATCAATGCGATTGGCTTTATTGAACCGATTCAAGGTGTGACGCTAACAGCACAAGCCAGTGGTCAGATTGATCGCATCAATTTCGACTCAGGTATCCACGTTAAAAAAGACGATGTGCTAGTCGAAGTGGACTCCAAAGTTGAAAAAGCGCAATTACAAAGCTCTCAAGCCAAATTACCAGCCGCAAAAGCCAAGTACTTACGCTATAAAGATCTTTACTCAAAAGGTTCAGTATCTAAAGAATCTTATGATGAAGCTCAAGCCACCTACTTGTCTTTATCTGCGGATATCGCGAGCTTAAAAGCCTCTATCGACCGTCGTACTGTTACTGCACCTTTTGACGGCACGGTAGGTTTACGTAATGTGTTCTTAGGTCAATTCCTGGAAACGGGTCACGATGTGGTTCGCCTTGAAGATATGAGCGTGATGCGCTTGCGTTTTACCGTGCCACAAACAGATATCAGTAAGATTCATGTTGATCAGCAAGTGAATATTGTCGTGGATGCCTACCCAGATAAAACCTTTGAAGGCTCTATCAGCGCGATTGCTCCTGCCGTTAACGCACAAAGTGGTTTAATCCAAGTTCAGGCACATATTCCAAACACTGAAGGCGAGTTACGCAGTGGTATGTTTGCCCGTGCCAGCATCATCTTGCCATCACTACAAGATCAAATCATCGTGCCGCAAACCGCGATTACTTACACCTTATACGGTGACAGCATCTATGTGTTGGAAGAGAAAGACGGTGAGAAGCGCGTGGTTCAAACCGTGGTGAAAATTGGTGAGCGCAAAGGCAGCATTGCTCACGTAATGGAAGGTTTAAAAGCCAACCAAACTATCGTGACTTCTGGCCAAGTACGTTTAAGTAACGGCTCAAAAGTGAAAATTGTTGAGAGTGATGCAACCACTCCTCCAGCTAAAACCCCAATGCTGTAACCGGAGGCACAATAATGCGCTTTACTGATGTTTTTATAAAACGTCCAGTTTTGGCGGTATCGGTCAGTCTTTTGATTGCATTGCTTGGCTTCCAGGCAATTTTCAAAATGTCGGTTCGTGAATACCCTGAAATGACAAATACGGTAGTAACGGTGACCACCAGTTACTACGGTGCCGATGCAAACTTGATCCAAGGTTTTATTACTCAACCTTTAGAACAGGCCATTGCTCAGGCTGATAATATCGATTACATGACATCGTCGTCGGTTCTCGGTTCATCGACCATTACGGTAACGATGAAATTGAATACCGACCCCAACGGTGCGCTAGCGGATATTTTGGCACAAACCAACTCGGTACGTTCTCAGCTACCAAAAGAAGCAGAAGATCCAACGGTAACCATGTCGACAGGTTCAACAACCTCAGTGTTGTACATTGGTTTTACTTCTGATGAATTGGTATCTAGTCAGATCACCGACTACTTGCAGCGCGTGATCAACCCACAGCTATTTACCGTTAACGGTGTATCAAAAGTTAACTTGTACGGTGGCCAACAGTACGCCCTGCGCATTTGGTTGGATCCTGCCAAAATGGCGGCGTTTGATCTCACTGCAACCGAAGTCATGAGCATATTGAATGCCAACAACTACCAGTCAGCGACCGGTCAGTCTACGGGTGAATATGTTATTTACAATGGTAGCGCTAATACTCAAGTAGAGAATACCGATGAGCTTGAGCGTCTGGTGGTGAAGTCAGACAAAGGCCAAGTGGTACGTCTTAGCGATATTGCTAAGGTAACACTTGCCAAAAGCCATGACACTTACCGTGCAACGTCTAACGGCGCAGAAGCTGTCGTAGCCGCAATTGATGCTGCTCCTACCGCTAACCCAATCAACATTGCGCACGATATCTTAGAGATGTTACCTGAGCTTCAGAAAAACTTGCCAAGTAACATCGAAATGCGCGTGCTGTATGATTCGACCGTCGCGATCAATGAATCGATTAACGAAGTTATCCATACCATTTTGGAAGCAGCACTGATCGTATTAGTCGTTATCACGTTATTCTTGGGCTCACTGCGTGCGGTGTTAATCCCAATCATCACCATTCCACTTTCCTTAGTGGGTGTTGCAGTCGCCATGCAAGCGATGGGCTTCTCATGGAACTTGATGACACTACTGGCGATGGTATTGGCTATCGGCCTAGTGGTGGATGACGCCATCGTGGTACTCGAAAACGTTGACCGACACATCAAACTCGGAGAAACCCCATTCCGTGCCGCCATTATTGGTACCCGTGAAATTGCGACACCGGTTATCGCCATGACATTAACCTTGGGTGCCGTGTACGCTCCGATTGCTCTCATGGGTGGTATTACCGGATCTCTGTTTAAAGAGTTCGCATTAACGTTAGCGGGTGCCGTATTCGTTTCCGGTATTATCGCGTTGACGCTATCACCGGTAATGTGTTCGAAAATGCTCAAAGCACACACCAAGCCAAGTCGTTTTGAAATGACGGTACACAGTGTGCTTGACCGCATGACCAATCGTTACGATCGCATGTTACATGCGGTAATGAAGCACCGTCCTGTATTCATTGCCTTTGCAGTCATCGTAATGGCGAGCTTGCCAATGTTATTTAAGTTCATTCCAAGTGAATTGGCGCCATCGGAAGATAAAGGCGTAGTGGTATTGATGGGCACAGGTGCTTCTAATGCCAACTTGGACTACTTGCAAAACACCATGGATGAGGTCAACGATATCTTAGTCGATCAACCAGAAATCCAATATGCGCAAGCATTTACTGGTGTTCCTGCAAGTAACCAAGCTTTTGGTATTGCCTCAATGAAACCTTGGAGCCAACGTGAAGCAAGCCAATCAGAAGTAACGGATCGAGTCGGACAGTTGATGAAAGACATCCCTGGTATGAATATTTCTGCATTCCAAATGCCGGAGCTACCAGGTGCAGGTTCGGGTCTTCCAATGCAGTTTGTTATCACCACACCAAACAGCTTCGAGAGCTTGTTCCAGATTGCCAGTGACATTCTGACCGAAGTCGGTAAGAGCCCATTGTTTGTGTACTCAACCTTGGACTTAAACTTTGACTCAGCCACGATGAAGATTAACATCGACAAAGACAAAGCCGGTGCTTATGGCGTTACGATGCAAGATATCGCAGCGACAATTGGCACCATGATGGCGGATGGCTATGTAAACCGTATTGACCTAGATGGCCGCTCTTATGAAGTTATCCCTCAGGTTGAGCGTAAAGACCGTCTAAACCCAGAATCGATGAACGGCTACTATGTTCGTGCATCAAATGGGGATGCGGTACCTTTAAGTGGTTTAGTGACCATTGATGTCATTGCACAACCGTTATCATTGCCTCACTTGAACCAGCTTAACTCAGCAACGATTGGTGCAGTTCCTTCGCCAACAGCATCGATGGGGCAAGCGGTGGATTGGTTTGAAAATATTGCCGCAGAGAAATTACCTCTAGGCTATAGCCATGAATATCTAGGTGAAGCACGTCAATATGTGACAGAAGGTAATGCACTTTACGCCACCTTTGGCCTCGCACTGGCAGTTATCTTCCTTGTTCTGGCAATCCAGTTCGAATCTGTTCGTGACCCATTGGTTATCATGGTATCGGTACCACTCGCCATTTGTGGTGCATTAATCGCACTGGCTTGGGGAGCCGCAACTATGAACATCTACTCACAAGTTGGCTTGATTACGTTGGTTGGTCTTATCACCAAACACGGTATCTTGATTTGTGAAGTTGCGAAAGAAGAGCAGTTGCTACACGGTAAATCCAAAATGGATGCGGTCATGGAGT comes from the Vibrio gangliei genome and includes:
- a CDS encoding dipeptide ABC transporter ATP-binding protein, giving the protein MPLLEVKDLRIEYPSRHGVHAAVKSLSFNIERGEIVGVVGESGAGKSTVGNAVIDLLSPPGRIAGGDVYLDGDKISGLTPEQMRSVRGSKIGFIFQDPMTSLNPLFTVEHQLTETIHANMKVSEQEAYDRALNLMKQVGIPQPENRLKQYPHQFSGGMRQRVVIAIALAGEPDLIIADEPTTALDVSIQDQILNLIRELCIKNNVGCMLVTHDMGVVSNVTDRVAVMYRGDLVEFGPTAKVLGTPEHSYTRSLISAVPRSDKKFDRFPLVSYIEEAHEMEPLDIKTHWLGQSQDQREYTGPLLNVENVSLRFTTKDSFFESRREYVQASNHVSFQVHEGETFGLVGESGSGKSTIARVIAGLYAPNEGKVTFEGIDLTAIKSESERRPFRRQMQMVFQNPYTSMNPRMKIFDIIAEPIRFHKLTRDENETRKIVHDLLDHVGLGRMAGVKYPHEFSGGQRQRISIARALATRPRLLICDEPTSALDVSVQAQILNLLKDLQDELNLTMLFISHDLPVIRQMCDRIGVMKMGQLLEVSPTEQLFTDPQHEYSKQLISLMPEFTGLREDLKSA
- a CDS encoding c-type cytochrome; its protein translation is MDMIRPTLILLTTALTFSSMSFASSISDTEREAIADRIKPVGDVYLAGSEPVAEASGPRDGATVYGTFCIACHGTGVSGAPKKGDAGDWAPRVAQGEATLIKHAIEGFNAMPPKGTCMDCSDDEIKAAIEHMAAGL
- the rep gene encoding DNA helicase Rep; protein product: MRLNPRQDEAVKYVSGPCLVLAGAGSGKTRVITNKIAYLVQQCGYQARHIAAVTFTNKAAREMKERVGQTLGKQESRGLMVSTFHTLGLNIIRREYKALGLKAGFSLFDDQDQLALLKELTEEQLDGDKDLLRQLLSAISNWKNDMLTPDQVKAQARSEQEQLFAYCFEMYSKQMRAYNALDFDDLIAMPVLLLKTNQDVRERWQAKIRYLLVDEYQDTNTSQYELVRLIVGERARLTVVGDDDQSIYSWRGARPQNLVLLSQDFPQLKVIKLEQNYRSTSRILRCANILIANNPHVFEKTLFSEIPDGEKLKLLTAKNEEHEAERVTGEIIAHKFLNRTQYKDYAILYRGNHQSRLIEKSLMQNRVPYKISGGTSFFARAEIKDIMAYLRVLVNPDDDNAFLRIVNTPKREIGPVTLEKLGSYANMRGKSLFEASFELGLEQHLSGRGLESLRRFTSWIVQIADNAERGNTVEAVRSLVRDINYEDWLYETSSSPKAAEMRMKNVSDLYSWITADLEGDNYDQEVKTLKEVVQRLTLRDMMERGEGEDDADQVQLMTLHASKGLEFPYVFLMGAEEGILPHQTSIDEDNVDEERRLMYVGITRAQKELTFTMCRERRQYGELIKPTQSRFLDELPFDDVEWELQKKPQSAEERMEKGQAHIANLRAMFKK
- a CDS encoding TetR/AcrR family transcriptional regulator, producing MVNQITHPTLDKRQLILTTAEQLIVKTGFQGLSMHKLAQEAGIAAGTIYRYFQDKDDLVEAVRLHVLQRVADMVQQGVEDHMPLKERFILIWKNVSHITTTQNEVDVILNRLQYESLPSKPKCGTKIERQMFHKIEAMFNQGKKLGVFKPLDNHILASLSLDVGLSIARKHVLGCYTITEATLDAAIEASWDAVIQH
- a CDS encoding efflux RND transporter periplasmic adaptor subunit, with product MKKWTFIMLVIAILLFGSVIGFNMFKNQKIAEYMANMPEPEFPVTVTTVSPETWTPTINAIGFIEPIQGVTLTAQASGQIDRINFDSGIHVKKDDVLVEVDSKVEKAQLQSSQAKLPAAKAKYLRYKDLYSKGSVSKESYDEAQATYLSLSADIASLKASIDRRTVTAPFDGTVGLRNVFLGQFLETGHDVVRLEDMSVMRLRFTVPQTDISKIHVDQQVNIVVDAYPDKTFEGSISAIAPAVNAQSGLIQVQAHIPNTEGELRSGMFARASIILPSLQDQIIVPQTAITYTLYGDSIYVLEEKDGEKRVVQTVVKIGERKGSIAHVMEGLKANQTIVTSGQVRLSNGSKVKIVESDATTPPAKTPML
- a CDS encoding multidrug efflux RND transporter permease subunit, with the protein product MRFTDVFIKRPVLAVSVSLLIALLGFQAIFKMSVREYPEMTNTVVTVTTSYYGADANLIQGFITQPLEQAIAQADNIDYMTSSSVLGSSTITVTMKLNTDPNGALADILAQTNSVRSQLPKEAEDPTVTMSTGSTTSVLYIGFTSDELVSSQITDYLQRVINPQLFTVNGVSKVNLYGGQQYALRIWLDPAKMAAFDLTATEVMSILNANNYQSATGQSTGEYVIYNGSANTQVENTDELERLVVKSDKGQVVRLSDIAKVTLAKSHDTYRATSNGAEAVVAAIDAAPTANPINIAHDILEMLPELQKNLPSNIEMRVLYDSTVAINESINEVIHTILEAALIVLVVITLFLGSLRAVLIPIITIPLSLVGVAVAMQAMGFSWNLMTLLAMVLAIGLVVDDAIVVLENVDRHIKLGETPFRAAIIGTREIATPVIAMTLTLGAVYAPIALMGGITGSLFKEFALTLAGAVFVSGIIALTLSPVMCSKMLKAHTKPSRFEMTVHSVLDRMTNRYDRMLHAVMKHRPVFIAFAVIVMASLPMLFKFIPSELAPSEDKGVVVLMGTGASNANLDYLQNTMDEVNDILVDQPEIQYAQAFTGVPASNQAFGIASMKPWSQREASQSEVTDRVGQLMKDIPGMNISAFQMPELPGAGSGLPMQFVITTPNSFESLFQIASDILTEVGKSPLFVYSTLDLNFDSATMKINIDKDKAGAYGVTMQDIAATIGTMMADGYVNRIDLDGRSYEVIPQVERKDRLNPESMNGYYVRASNGDAVPLSGLVTIDVIAQPLSLPHLNQLNSATIGAVPSPTASMGQAVDWFENIAAEKLPLGYSHEYLGEARQYVTEGNALYATFGLALAVIFLVLAIQFESVRDPLVIMVSVPLAICGALIALAWGAATMNIYSQVGLITLVGLITKHGILICEVAKEEQLLHGKSKMDAVMESAKVRLRPILMTTAAMIAGLIPLLYASGAGAAQRFSIGIVIVAGLAIGTLFTLFVLPVIYSYLASEHKPLPEFDESVPAIEDPNHHA